The following proteins are co-located in the Nerophis ophidion isolate RoL-2023_Sa linkage group LG04, RoL_Noph_v1.0, whole genome shotgun sequence genome:
- the LOC133550941 gene encoding lens fiber membrane intrinsic protein-like, which translates to MYSLMGGGLFCGVVANILLVVATATDHWMQYRASGSPAHQGLWRRCVSSKCHLQGDNNTAYWTATKAFMILAAAACFTGAIAGLTSFSHFSSFGRFNRSFAAGILFFTSTLLLLLALSLYTAAALHFHGGGVGEWRFSWSYILAWVAALMTFFAGVFSVCAYRTCECRRTRR; encoded by the exons ATGTACAGTTTGATGGGAGGCGGCCTCTTCTGCGGCGTGGTGGCCAACATCCTGCTGGTGGTCGCCACCGCCACCGACCACTGGATGCAGTACCGCGCCTCGGGGAGCCCCGCCCACCAGGGCCTGTGGCGCCGCTGCGTGTCCAGCAAGTGTCACCTGCAGGGCGACAACAACACAG CCTACTGGACCGCCACCAAGGCCTTCATGATCCTGGCGGCCGCCGCCTGCTTCACGGGCGCCATCGCCGGCCTCACGTCCTTCTCTCACTTCTCCTCCTTCGGGAGGTTCAACCGCTCCTTCGCTGCAGGAATCCTCTTTTTCACCTCCA cgttgctgctgctgctggcgcTGTCCCTCTACACGGCGGCGGCGCTGCACTTCCATGGCGGAGGTGTGGGCGAGTGGCGTTTCTCCTGGTCCTACATCCTGGCCTGGGTGGCCGCCCTCATGACCTTCTTCGCAG GTGTTTTCTCCGTCTGCGCCTACAGGACGTGCGAGTGCAGGAGGACCAGGCGTTAG